In a single window of the Papaver somniferum cultivar HN1 chromosome 8, ASM357369v1, whole genome shotgun sequence genome:
- the LOC113306558 gene encoding ras-related protein RABA2a-like codes for MARRPDEEYDYLFKIVLIGDSGVGKSNLLSRFTRNEFCLESKSTIGVEFATRTLQVEGKTIKAQIWDTAGQERYRAITSAYYRGALGALLVYDVTKPTTFENVTRWLKELRDHADSNIVIMLIGNKTDLKHLRAVATEDAQSFAEKEGLSFIETSALEAINVEKAFQTILGEIYRIISKKSLASEESAPSNIKEGQSIDVSGSDSNSKKSCCFTS; via the exons ATGGCGAGAAGACCGGATGAAGAGTATGATTATCTATTCAAGATCGTTTTAATTGGTGATTCAGGTGTTGGTAAATCCAATCTTCTCTCCCGTTTCACTCGTAATGAGTTTTGTTTAGAATCTAAATCTACCATTGGAGTTGAATTCGCTACTCGTACTCTTCAG GTTGAAGGCAAGACAATCAAAGCACAAATATGGGACACAGCAGGCCAAGAGCGATACAGAGCAATTACCAGTGCCTATTACAGAGGCGCACTAGGTGCTCTTCTAGTCTATGATGTCACAAAGCCAACAACATTTGAGAATGTAACTCGGTGGCTCAAAGAACTGCGTGATCATGCTGACTCCAACATTGTGATAATGCTCATTGGAAACAAAACTGATCTGAAGCACCTCCGTGCAGTTGCAACAGAAGATGCTCAGAGTTTTGCTGAGAAGGAAGGGCTTTCATTCATCGAGACCTCTGCCCTTGAAGCAATAAATGTTGAGAAGGCTTTCCAAACAATCCTTGGAGAGATATATCGGATAATTAGTAAGAAATCCCTTGCGTCAGAGGAGTCTGCACCGTCTAACATTAAGGAAGGCCAATCAATTGATGTCTCAGGATCAGATAGCAACTCAAAGAAATCATGCTGTTTTACTTCTTAA
- the LOC113306557 gene encoding uncharacterized protein LOC113306557 isoform X2 — protein sequence MANLTHKPDISSFISRVFHPTTRSSLGPFNLITYKLSLESLGNKKILLIKRFQGLAQKWEIQVQETFKGAQSSTNQLLVHVVRGGENLTSISRRYNVSVQAIAAVNSNIVDIDLVFEGQRLNIPCSRFLDAQMGARLKSWSYLNDVHKRYQSSFNTLVGHGNHKVLPVLSSHQLLLAKTTGYILLLVPVVAVCIRYIIHVFQHGNFTNWKHQGLNQPKGHNFGSRSICWKTALRDIREPEGPEASDSESPQEDQSEVLPFEGTSHDYTHLEPAYQKFLLECGISESGYWRGGSSK from the exons ATGGCAAATCTAACTCATAAACCAGACAtttcttctttcatttctagggtttttcatCCAACAACTCGCAGCTCACTCGGTCCTTTCAACCTAATAACATATAAGCTCTCTTTGGAATCACTTGGAAATAAGAAGATTTTGTTAATCAAGCGTTTTCAAGGATTAGCTCAG AAATGGGAGATTCAAGTTCAGGAAACATTCAAGGGCGCTCAATCTTCAACCAACCAGTTATTGGTTCATGTTGTCAGAGG GGGCGAAAACTTGACCTCGATATCGAGGCGTTATAATGTATCTGTACAAGCAATTGCTGCTGTTAACTCCAACATTGTGGATATTGATCTAGTTTTCGAAGGGCAACGACTTAATATTCCTTGTTCCAGATTTTTAGATGCTCAAATG GGCGCAAGATTGAAAAGTTGGTCATACCTCAATGATGTGCACAAAAGATACCAAAGTTCATTTAATACCTTGGTAGGGCATGGAAACCACAAGGTGTTGCCTGTGCTATCTTCTCATCAATTACTACTT GCTAAAACTACTGGTTATATTCTGCTTCTGGTTCCTGTTGTAGCAGTTTGCATCAGATACATAATCCACGTATTTCAACATGGCAATTTCACAAACTGGAAGCATCAAGGCTTAAATCAACCAAAGGGGCATAACTTTGGATCCAGAAGTATTTGCTGGAAAACCGCTCTTAGGGACATAAGGGAACCAGAAGGTCCAGAAGCTTCGGATTCGGAG AGTCCACAAGAAGATCAATCTGAAGTCCTTCCATTTGAGGGAACCTCGCATGACTATACACATCTTGAACCTGCCTATCAGAAATTTCTTTTGGAATGTGGAATAAGTGAATCTGGATATTGgcgtggaggttcgtctaaataG
- the LOC113306557 gene encoding uncharacterized protein LOC113306557 isoform X1 → MANLTHKPDISSFISRVFHPTTRSSLGPFNLITYKLSLESLGNKKILLIKRFQGLAQKWEIQVQETFKGAQSSTNQLLVHVVRGGENLTSISRRYNVSVQAIAAVNSNIVDIDLVFEGQRLNIPCSRFLDAQMGARLKSWSYLNDVHKRYQSSFNTLVGHGNHKVLPVLSSHQLLLAKTTGYILLLVPVVAVCIRYIIHVFQHGNFTNWKHQGLNQPKGHNFGSRSICWKTALRDIREPEGPEASDSEVNQEYDSPQEDQSEVLPFEGTSHDYTHLEPAYQKFLLECGISESGYWRGGSSK, encoded by the exons ATGGCAAATCTAACTCATAAACCAGACAtttcttctttcatttctagggtttttcatCCAACAACTCGCAGCTCACTCGGTCCTTTCAACCTAATAACATATAAGCTCTCTTTGGAATCACTTGGAAATAAGAAGATTTTGTTAATCAAGCGTTTTCAAGGATTAGCTCAG AAATGGGAGATTCAAGTTCAGGAAACATTCAAGGGCGCTCAATCTTCAACCAACCAGTTATTGGTTCATGTTGTCAGAGG GGGCGAAAACTTGACCTCGATATCGAGGCGTTATAATGTATCTGTACAAGCAATTGCTGCTGTTAACTCCAACATTGTGGATATTGATCTAGTTTTCGAAGGGCAACGACTTAATATTCCTTGTTCCAGATTTTTAGATGCTCAAATG GGCGCAAGATTGAAAAGTTGGTCATACCTCAATGATGTGCACAAAAGATACCAAAGTTCATTTAATACCTTGGTAGGGCATGGAAACCACAAGGTGTTGCCTGTGCTATCTTCTCATCAATTACTACTT GCTAAAACTACTGGTTATATTCTGCTTCTGGTTCCTGTTGTAGCAGTTTGCATCAGATACATAATCCACGTATTTCAACATGGCAATTTCACAAACTGGAAGCATCAAGGCTTAAATCAACCAAAGGGGCATAACTTTGGATCCAGAAGTATTTGCTGGAAAACCGCTCTTAGGGACATAAGGGAACCAGAAGGTCCAGAAGCTTCGGATTCGGAGGTGAACCAAGAATATGAT AGTCCACAAGAAGATCAATCTGAAGTCCTTCCATTTGAGGGAACCTCGCATGACTATACACATCTTGAACCTGCCTATCAGAAATTTCTTTTGGAATGTGGAATAAGTGAATCTGGATATTGgcgtggaggttcgtctaaataG
- the LOC113306559 gene encoding ras-related protein RABD1-like isoform X1, with amino-acid sequence MSNEYDYLFKRLLIGDSSVGKSCLLLRFSKISTLELEGKTVKLQIWDTAGQERFRTITSSYYRGAHGIIIVYDVTEKESFDNVKQWLSEIDRYANDTVCKLLVGNKCDLVEEKVVETETAKAFAEKLGISFLETSAKDSINVEQIFSTMAAEIKKSFFGRIGNQQPTGPTSNKNVAKTVQMQGKPIQPRSNCCG; translated from the exons ATGAGCAACGAATA TGATTACTTGTTCAAGCGTTTGTTAATCGGAGATTCTTCTGTTGGGAAATCATGTCTACTTCTCAGATTTTCT AAAATTTCTACATTAGAACTTGAGGGAAAGACCGTCAAGTTACAGATC TGGGATACTGCAGGACAAGAAAGATTCAGGACTATAACTAGCAGCTATTATCGAGGGGCTCATGGAATCATT ATTGTATATGATGTCACTGAGAAGGAGAGCTTTGACAATGTAAAGCAGTGGTTAAGTGAGATTGATCGATATGCAAATGATACTGTGTGCAAACTTTTGGTTGGAAACAAATGTGATTTGGTAGAAGAAAAAGTGGTGGAAACCGAAACTGCAAAG GCATTCGCAGAGAAGCTTGGTATCTCTTTCCTTGAAACTAGTGCCAAGGATTCTATTAATGTGGAACAGATTTTCTCAACCATGGCTGCTGAAATTAAAAAAAG TTTCTTTGGCAGAATTGGGAACCAGCAGCCAACCGGCCCAACCTCTAACAAGAACGTGGCAAAAACTGTTCAAATGCAGGGGAAGCCTATTCAGCCGAGAAGCAATTGCTGTGGTTAA
- the LOC113306559 gene encoding ras-related protein RABD1-like isoform X2, producing MSNEYDYLFKRLLIGDSSVGKSCLLLRFSKISTLELEGKTVKLQIWDTAGQERFRTITSSYYRGAHGIIIVYDVTEKESFDNVKQWLSEIDRYANDTVCKLLVGNKCDLVEEKVVETETAKAFAEKLGISFLETSAKDSINVEQIFSTMAAEIKKRIGNQQPTGPTSNKNVAKTVQMQGKPIQPRSNCCG from the exons ATGAGCAACGAATA TGATTACTTGTTCAAGCGTTTGTTAATCGGAGATTCTTCTGTTGGGAAATCATGTCTACTTCTCAGATTTTCT AAAATTTCTACATTAGAACTTGAGGGAAAGACCGTCAAGTTACAGATC TGGGATACTGCAGGACAAGAAAGATTCAGGACTATAACTAGCAGCTATTATCGAGGGGCTCATGGAATCATT ATTGTATATGATGTCACTGAGAAGGAGAGCTTTGACAATGTAAAGCAGTGGTTAAGTGAGATTGATCGATATGCAAATGATACTGTGTGCAAACTTTTGGTTGGAAACAAATGTGATTTGGTAGAAGAAAAAGTGGTGGAAACCGAAACTGCAAAG GCATTCGCAGAGAAGCTTGGTATCTCTTTCCTTGAAACTAGTGCCAAGGATTCTATTAATGTGGAACAGATTTTCTCAACCATGGCTGCTGAAATTAAAAAAAG AATTGGGAACCAGCAGCCAACCGGCCCAACCTCTAACAAGAACGTGGCAAAAACTGTTCAAATGCAGGGGAAGCCTATTCAGCCGAGAAGCAATTGCTGTGGTTAA
- the LOC113306559 gene encoding ras-related protein RABD1-like isoform X3 encodes MFTQDDPFVESHISTIGVDFKISTLELEGKTVKLQIWDTAGQERFRTITSSYYRGAHGIIIVYDVTEKESFDNVKQWLSEIDRYANDTVCKLLVGNKCDLVEEKVVETETAKAFAEKLGISFLETSAKDSINVEQIFSTMAAEIKKSFFGRIGNQQPTGPTSNKNVAKTVQMQGKPIQPRSNCCG; translated from the exons ATGTTTACACAAGATGAtccttttgttgagagtcatatcagTACAATCGGAGTCGATTTT AAAATTTCTACATTAGAACTTGAGGGAAAGACCGTCAAGTTACAGATC TGGGATACTGCAGGACAAGAAAGATTCAGGACTATAACTAGCAGCTATTATCGAGGGGCTCATGGAATCATT ATTGTATATGATGTCACTGAGAAGGAGAGCTTTGACAATGTAAAGCAGTGGTTAAGTGAGATTGATCGATATGCAAATGATACTGTGTGCAAACTTTTGGTTGGAAACAAATGTGATTTGGTAGAAGAAAAAGTGGTGGAAACCGAAACTGCAAAG GCATTCGCAGAGAAGCTTGGTATCTCTTTCCTTGAAACTAGTGCCAAGGATTCTATTAATGTGGAACAGATTTTCTCAACCATGGCTGCTGAAATTAAAAAAAG TTTCTTTGGCAGAATTGGGAACCAGCAGCCAACCGGCCCAACCTCTAACAAGAACGTGGCAAAAACTGTTCAAATGCAGGGGAAGCCTATTCAGCCGAGAAGCAATTGCTGTGGTTAA
- the LOC113306560 gene encoding uncharacterized protein LOC113306560: MKKQLLSSAPWRGEDEDEEKFKDGKLKLTSQSGGDSTMYVPGKKSVSSKANDKNSLNDSLSEIDPELRYSFQRNVQFLQRVFTIDTLVKPLPPAVSYNVSRNLSFFTRIFTQFFDPEGISNAQKSLGLGQEEKERRVK, translated from the exons atgaagaaacaacTCTTATCTTCAGCGCCATGGagaggagaagatgaagatgaagagaaaTTCAAAGATGGGAAACTCAAATTAACAAGCCAATCCGGAGGTGATTCTACTATGTATGTTCCTGGAAAGAAATCAGTTTCTTCAAAAGCCAACGATAAGAACAGCCTCAATGATTCTCTCTCTGAAATTGACCCAGAACTTAGATACAGCTTTCAGAGGAATGTTCAG TTTCTTCAACGTGTTTTTACCATCGACACCCTTGTAAAACCACTTCCTCCGGCAGTATCGTACAATGTTTCTCGCAATTTGAGCTTTTTTACGCGCATCTTCACGCAATTCTTCG ATCCTGAAGGCATTTCTaatgctcagaaatcacttgGGTTAGGTCAAGAAGAGAAAGAACGACGTGTTAAGTAG